Below is a genomic region from Rhodococcus sp. WMMA185.
AGTGGCCGAGACGTGTGGGACTTGTGTCCTAATCAGATCATGTCGTCCGTGACGAGGCGATTCATCGAAGGCCGCCAGTTGCATGATCTGATCTCCTGACCAGCGATTCCGCTGTGGATCCGGGCCGGGCGGCGCCCTCGAGGGGAACCGTCCGGCCCGGACACGTGAGTGGCTCGCTACCGATCGACGGTCTCAGTACCGATCGACGGTCGGGGGCGTCGGGAGCTGGTAGCCCGATGCACCGACGGTGTCGTTGAACGCACGCTCCCATGAGCCGTCCGCGATCATCTCGTCGATGGCGTCGTTGATCTGGCTCCGGGCCTCTGCATCGCCCTTCGCGACGCCGATCCCGTATCGCTCCTCGGTGAAGGGTTCGCCGACAACTTTCAGTTCGCCCGGGTATTGGGCGGCGTACCCGGCGAGGATGATGTCGTCGGTGGTCACGGCGTCGACTGCGCCGTTGCGCAGCGCCTCGACACATGCGGAGTACGTGTCGAACTCCTGGAGCTGGACGTCATGCGCGTACTTGTCCTTGACCGTCTGCGCAGGCGTGGAGCCGGAAACCGAGCACAGCTTCTTACCGTCGTTGAGCGACTCGGGGCCGGTGATGTCCGCATTGTCGGACTTCACCAGGAGTGACTGCCCGGCGACGAAGTACGGTCCGGCGAAGTCGACCGATTCCTTGCGTGCATCGGTGATCGAGTAGGTGGCGGCGACGAAGTCGACTTCACCGTTCTCGATCAGCGTCTCGCGCTGAGCCGACGGGGACTCCTTGAACGTGATGTTCTCGGGTGCAACCCCCAGCTTGTCGGCCACGTACTTGGCGACCTCGACGTCGAAGCCGCTGAAGGACCCGTCGGGGTTGCGCAACCCGAGCCCGGGCTGGTCGTACTTGATGCCGACGACAAGTGAGCCATCGGACGCGCTCTGTAGAGCGCTGCGCTGCTCACCAGCACCGCCGCATGCGGATGCGACGACGGCGATCGCCATGACGCCGATCCCCATACGAATCGAGCGATTGATCTTCATGCAGATCCTCCATTTGAAACAACAGGTGTGGAGTGTCTAGCACAGTCGCTGCTCGATTACACAGGTTTGCCATCAACTTCACATGGTGAATCCTTGAATTTCGCAGGCTGAAAATCTTTCCTGGGTAACGCATTTGTTCCTCGGAAGCGAGCCGCTGGAGGCGATGCTCCGGCGGCCGGAGGCAGAAACCGGTTTCGACGGACGGTGCACCCACGGTGATGTCGATGAAGTCGGCTCGCCCGCGACGAGGTGGGTCGGTTGCGAGCCGTACCCTTGTATAGGTGGACACGATCGACGAAAACCCCTTTCCGCGCAGCCGCGGTGATGATCAGCGCAGCTACGAGGTGCGTACCTACGGCTGCCAGATGAATGTGCACGATTCCGAGCGGCTGTCCGGTCTGCTCGAAGACGCGGGCTACACGAAGGCAGGCGCAGGACAGGTGCCCGACCTCGTGGTCTTCAACACGTGCGCGGTCCGGGAGAACGCCGACAACAAGCTCTACGGCAACCTGAGTCATCTCGCACCGGCGAAGGAACGCAATCCCGACATGCAGATCGCAGTGGGTGGTTGTTTGGCTCAGAAGGACCGCGACATCGTCGTAGAAAAGGCGCCGTGGGTCGACGTGGTGTTCGGTACCCACAACATCGGGTCGCTTCCTGTGCTCCTCGATCGAGCACGCCACAATCGGCGGGCAGAGGTTGAGATCCTCGACACGCTCGAGGCATTTCCTTCCACCTTGCCCGCCAAACGGGAGTCGGCTTACGCGGGTTGGGTGTCCATTTCCGTGGGATGCAACAACACGTGCACGTTCTGCATCGTGCCCGCACTGCGCGGCAAGGAAATCGACCGGCGCCCCGGCGACATCCTGGCGGAGGTCCAGGCACTGGTGAAAGAAGGTGTCCTCGAGGTCACCCTTCTCGGGCAGAACGTAAACGCGTACGGGGTGTCCTTCGCCGACCCGGAGCAACCCCGAGACCGCGGTGCGTTCGCCGCACTGCTTCGTGCGTGCGGGGACATCGAAGGGCTCGAGCGGGTCCGTTTCACGTCACCGCACCCAGCCGAGTTCACCGACGACGTCATCGAGGCGATGGCCGCGACCCCCAACGTGTGTCCGCAGTTGCACATGCCCCTGCAGTCCGGTTCGGACCGAGTATTGAAGGCGATGCGCCGCTCCTACCGGAAGTCGCGGTTCCTCGGGATCATCGACAAGGTACGCACCGCGATGCCGCACGCGGCGATAACTACCGACATCATCGTGGGCTTTCCAGGCGAGACCGAGGAAGACTTCCAGGAAACTCTCGACGTCGTCCGCCGGGCGCGATTTACCAGTGCCTTCACGTTCCAGTACTCCAAGCGGCCCGGTACCCCGGCAGCTGAGATGGACGAGCAGGTCCCGAAGGCCGTCGTTCAAGAACGGTACGACCGTCTCATTGCGTTGCAGGAGGAGATTTCCCTCGAGGAGAACCGGAAGTTCGTCGGGGCCGAGGTGGAACTACTCGTCGCCGCCGGCGAGGGCCGGAAGAACGCAGAGACAGCCCGAATGAGCGGCCGCGCACGAGACGGCAGGCTCGTCCACTTCCGGCCGGAGGGAAACCTCGACGGAATCATTCGACCCGGCGACGTCGTCACGATCGTCGTCAGCGCTGCGGCGCCTCACCACCTCGTCGCCGATACCCCGGTCTTGACACATCGACGAACCCGCGCGGGTGACTCCTTCGATAGGGGCGTCACTCCGAAGACCCCGCCGATCGGCGTAGGACTCGGTCTACCGAAGATCGGCGCCCCGGCACAACTACCTGCTCAGATTGGATGCAACGCATGACCTCCGCGGACGACTTCGATCGGACCCCCGGCGAGAAGTCGAGTAACGAGAGCGATCCGATCGAGGATTACCGAAAAGACTTCGACGCCGCCGAGAAGAAAGTGGCCGGTGAGATCGACCCGGGCGTGCGTGCGCTGGTGGTCGCGGTCGCAATCGTGATCTTGCTGGGCTCGTTGACGTTGCCGCATTCCGGCATCGCGAACGGGTGGGAGGTGCTGGTGAACAGCAACGAGGCGCGCGCCGAGTCGATCGCACTTCCGTCGCGTCTGTTCGTCGGGTTCGCGGTGGTGTTCGGAGTGATCGTGTCGATGTTGGCCCTGGTCACCCGCCGTTGGATTCTGGCCTGGATCGCTCTCGCGGGCACTGCTGTGTCCATCGTGCTCGGGATGCTTGCCATCTGGTCGCGGCAGACACCGCCACCGGGAGTCGTTGCCTCCGGTCCCGGAATAGGGCTGATCATCGGTTGGCTCGTCGTCATCGTGCTCACGTTCCACTGGCTGAAGGTGGTCTGGGGACGAACCGCGCTCCAGATGGCGGCCGAAGAAGAACGCCGCGCCGCAGCCGCGGAAGCGGAGCGGCGCGGCGATTGGAACGTCGGCTGACGCCGAGCCCGACCCGCTGCGGGCCCGTGGTACGTGGCGCTAGTGACCGCTGATGGCCTCCTCCGCAGCCTCGGCCCATTCACGCCACTGCTTGGCCTGTGCGAGTGCAGTCTCGGCATCCTTCGTCTTACCCGCCGCCGTGGCCTTGGCGGCCTGTTCCTCGAACTGCGCGACGCGTTCCCGGAACTGCGCAGCGCGTGCCATGGCCTCCGGGTCGGTGCGACGCCACTGCTCGTCGGCGGCGTCGTGAACCCGCTTCTCGACGGCCCGAAGCTTGCCTTCGAGGTCGTGCATCCGCTCGCGAGGCACTTTGCCGATGGCGTCCCACTTCTCCTGGAGGTCACGCAGTGCGGCCCTCGCGGCGGCGATGTCCTTGGACGGATCGATGTTCTGGGCGCTCTTCAGCAGCGCCTCTTTGGCCACGGCGTTCTCCTCGAACTCGGCATCACGCTCGGAGGAGGCCGCATTGCGGGCAGAGAAGAACACGTCCTGGGCGGTCTTGAACCGTTTCCACAGTGCGTCGTCTGCGTCGCGTGGAGCGCGACCGGCCGCCTTCCACTCGGTGAGGAGATCGCGAAACGCTCCCGCGGTGGGACCCCAATCGGTCGAACTCGATAGCGCCTCGGCCTGGACGACAAGTTCTTCCTTCCTCGCCTTGGCAGCCGCACGCTCACGGTCGAGTTCGGCAAAGTGCGCGCCGCGCCGCCGGTTGAACGCCTCCCGCGCCTTGGAATACCGCTTCCACAGCGCATCGTCGATTTTGCGATCGATTCCGCGGATGGTCTTCCACTCGTCCAGGATCTCTCGTAGACGGTCGCCCGCAGCTTTCCACTGCGTCGACTCGGCGCCGATCTTCTCGGCCTCGGCGGCCAGTTCTTCCTTGCGTTCGATGTGGGCCTTTCGAGACAGTTCCTTCTCATGCTTGGCATGGGCCGCCGCCTCGTCCGATTCCACGATGATGACATCGAGGCGCGCCGCGAGTGAGTCGATGTCGCCGATCACCGCGGCGGTCGGAAGTGACTCGGCGATCGCGACCGCTGCCGCCTTCGTCTTCTTCGCGTCGCCGGCGCCCGAACTCAGCCTTGCTTCGAGCAGAGCCACCTCCGTCGCGAGATCATCGAAACGCCGACCGAAGTGTGCCAGTCCCTCCGCAGCATCGCCGGCCTGCCACGAGCCGATCTGCCGTTCTCCGTCCGCGGTCTTGACCCAGGCCGTGCCGTCTTCGTCGACGCGACCGAACTTGCTCGGATCGCTCTCGGCGGGGACAGGAGGAGCGGAGAGGGCGTGCGTCGGGGTGGGGTGGGGCTTGGGTACACCGGGTTTGGCGGGCCCACTCGGTTTCGGGACGCTGGGCTTCGGCGTGTCGTGCTGCTGAGCGGCAGGCTCCACGCCGGGCTGCGCGTCGCTGCTGTCGGTCATCGGTACCTCATCTCTGCCGCGCGTCACGGCTGCCTGAACGCATTATCGACTCCATACGACCCGGTACGGGTGCTGGTTTCCATTCAACCCGGTACGGGCCCTATGAGCTATTGAATCAGGTCGGTGGGTCTCTGGTTTGCAACCGATCGGCTGCTATGCCCGATTCGCATGCCGGACGCTTGTGCGCGGTCGGCTAGCGTGACGGTGTGTTCAACGCCGCAATCCTCGTGCCTTCGCCGCCGCTTCTGGTTCCCGAACTGTCAGGGCCGGCGGCTGTAGAGGCGACTCCTCTACGAGATGCGGTCGCTGCGGCCGCCGAGGCGCTGTACGCGCTCACAACCGATTGGGTAGCGATCGGGGCGGCGTCGGAGGCGGCCGACATCGAGCCGGATGTCCGAGGCACCTATCGCGGGTACGGCGTCGATGTGCGGGTCGCGCTGCGCCCTGGCTCGGCCCGCGAGCCAGACCCGGACCTACCATTGGCTGCGCTCACGGCCGGATGGATCCGGGGCACGTGCGCGCCCACGGCCGTCGTCGATGCACGGATACTGGCGTTCGACCTGTCGGCGGAGCAATGCGCCGAGTACGGTGCCGAACTGCGTTCTTACCTCGACCACGATCACAAGCCCCGCGGCCTCATGATCGTCGCGGACGGCGCGAACACGCTCGATGCACGGGCCCCCGGTGCGTTCGACCCACGTGCGGGGGGTGTGCAGGCGAGGATCGAGACGGCCCTGGACATCGGTGACCGCGACACGCTGCTCGCGCTCGAACCCTCGGAATGCGCGTCACTCGGTATCGGCGGGCGCGTTCCCTGGCAGGTGTTGGCCGGTGTGTTCGGCGTTCCACCATCCTCATGCCGGACGTTCTACAGCGCGGCCCCGTACGGGGTGGGCTACCACGTCGGGGAGTGGCGCCCGTGACGCGGCCTGCGCCTGTTGCCGTCGTCGGCCCCACCGGTACCGGTAAATCTGATCTCGCCCTGGATCTGGCCGAACGCCTTCGCGGTGAGATCGTCAATATCGACGCGATGCAGTTGTACCGGGGAATGGACATCGGCACTGCAAAACTCGCCCCCGCAGAGCGGCGCGGGATACCGCACCATCAACTCGACGTGCTCGACGTGACCCAGACTGCCACCGTCGCCAATTATCAGCAGGCGGCGGCCCATGATGTCGAGGAGATCACAGAGCGCGGCGCCGTGCCAATCATCGTCGGCGGATCGATGATGTATGTCCAGTCGCTGCTCGACGAGTGGAGTTTCCCCGCCACCGACGCGGACGTACGGGCGCGATGGGAGGCGTTTCTCGCGCAGCGGGGTGTCGCGGCCGTGCATGAAGAATTGAGCCGTGTCGACCCCGAGGCTGCGGCATCGATCCTCCCGACCGACGGGAGGCGCCTGGTCAGAGCGCTCGAGGTCGTGGAGATCACTGGCCGGCCGTTTGCGGCGTCCGCGCCGCGCATCGGCGAGCCGCGATGGGGAACACGGATCATCGGCGTCGACCGCGAGAGCACCGAACTGGACGAGAGGCTCCGGCTCCGCACGCGACTGATGTTCGAGCGAGGTCTCGTCGATGAAGTGCGGGGACTGATCGACGTGGGCTTGCGAGAAGGTGTGACTGCCCCTCGGGCGATCGGCTACGCACAGGTCCTGGCGTGGTTCGACGGCGAATACGATCTCGACGAGGCGCAGGAGCGCACCTTCATCGGCACTCGCCGGTACGTGCGTCGGCAGCGGTCGTGGTTCCGTCGGGATCGCCGCATCCGTTGGGTGGACGGAAACGACCCCGACATTGCTAACACCGTGATCAGAGGACTCGACGACATCCGGATGCTCGGAGAGCGATGAACCATATGCGACGAAATAGCAAGGAGGCGTGGACGAACTGTTTGTTCGGTGCCGTTCGATAGAGTGGTGCTTATGGACTTCAGTAAGGGGCACGGCACCGAGAACGACTTCGTGGTCCTGCCCGATCTCGAGGTCCGCATCGACTTGTCTGCTGCGCGGGTGACCGCGTTGTGTGATCGTCGACGGGGGATCGGAGCTGACGGGGTCCTGCGCGTGGCCAAGGCCGGTGCACTCGTGACGGCCGGTGTGCTCGCCGAGCTTCCCGGCGGTGTGTCCGAGGACGACTGGTTCATGGACTACCGCAACGCGGACGGATCGATTGCCGAGATGTGCGGCAACGGTGTTCGAGTCTTCGCCCACTACCTTCGGTCGGCGGGCTTCGAGGCACGTGAAGAGTTCGTGGTCGGTAGCCGGGCGGGCGGTAGGCCGGTGATCGTGCATTCCACAGACGGCGCCGACGGAGATGTGACCGTGGGCATGGGTGCCGTCCGGGATCTGGGTACCAGCACCGCGACCATCGACGGCAAGGTCTTGAGCGGAATCGGCATAGACGTCGGTAATCCGCATCTGGCTTGCGTGGATCCACATCTGACAGCGGACTCACTCGCGGCACTCGACCTGACGGCCGCCCCGGGATTCGATCCCGGCTTCTTCCCGCACGGGGTGAACGTGGAGATCCTCACCCGAATCGAAGCCGGCGCCGTCGACATGCGTGTGCACGAGCGCGGGGTCGGCGAGACGAGATCGTGCGGCACCGGTACGGTAGCCGCCGCGACAGCCGCGCTGCGCTTCGACGGGTCCGACTCCGGTGAGGTGAATGTCCGCATTCCCGGTGGTCAGGTAACCGTGGCGCTGTCCGATGGGCAGGCAACCCTTCGTGGTCCCTCCACACTCGTGGCATCAGGAGATCTCGCCGACAGCTGGTGGAACGCCGTCGCCTGATCGCTTCGCAAAATGCGCGTGCGCGCTCTGGGCGTTCCGTGTGATCATCATGCCCCGGACGTTTTGTGGGATTATGAGGGTGTATGACGAAATCACATCGCACAGAAGAAACGCCGATCTTCGACTTCGCCGAGCTCGCCTACGACGACGGGAGTCCTTCGGTCGGCGAGATGCAACTCGAGGACCGCAGCGCATTGCGCAGGGTCGCCGGGCTTTCGACCGAGCTCACCGATATCACCGAGGTCGAGTACCGGCAGTTGCGCCTCGAACGCGTGGTGCTGGTCGGCGTCTGGACGCAGGGGACCGTGGCGCAAGCCGAATCCAGCATGGCCGAACTTGCGGCACTCGCCGAAACTGCGGGATCGGAGGTCCTCGAGGGTCTTGTCCAGCGGCGTGACAAACCTGACGCGGCCACCTACATCGGTTCCGGCAAGGCCGAGGAACTTCGCGAGGTCGTGCTCGCGACTGGCGCCGACACCGTGATCTGCGACGGTGAGCTCACACCTGCGCAGTTGACTGCCCTGGAGAAGGTCGTCAGGGTCAAGGTCATCGATCGGACAGCGCTGATCCTCGACATCTTCGCCCAACACGCCACGTCCAGAGAGGGCAAGGCGCAGGTGACTCTGGCGCAAATGGAGTACATGCTGCCGCGACTGCGCGGCTGGGGTGAGTCGATGTCCCGGCAGGCGGGCGGTCGTGCCGGCAGCAACGGTGGCGTGGGTCTGCGCGGTCCTGGTGAGACCAAGATCGAAACGGACCGGCGTCGTATCCGTGAGCGGATGGCAAAACTGCGCCGCGAGATCAAAGGAATGAAGGCCGCCCGCGACACGAAGCGCACCCGCCGACTCCGCAGTGAGGCGCCATCCATCGCGATCGTCGGATACACGAACGCCGGTAAGTCGAGCCTGCTCAACGCGTTGACCGGATCCGGCGTACTTGTGCAGAACGCGCTCTTCGCCACCCTCGATCCGACTACGCGCCGTGCCGTGCTGGATGACGGGCGCGAGTACACCCTGACGGACACCGTCGGTTTCGTGCGGCACCTGCCCACGCAATTGGTCGAGGCCTTCAGGTCGACGCTCGAGGAAGTCACAGACGCGGACCTGCTGCTGCACGTCGTCGACGGTTCCGATCCACTGCCCACGGATCAGATCAAGGCGGTGCGCGAGGTGATCACTGAGGTGCTCAGTGAGAATGATGCACCGGCGCCACCCGAACTCATCGTGGTGAACAAGGTCGATGCGGCGGACCCGGTCACATTGACCCAATTGCGCGGACTGTTGCCCGGCGCGTCGTTCGTCTCCGCCCGGACCGGCGAAGGCATCGCGGAGTTGCGGGGGCATCTCTCCGAAGTTCTGGTCCGACCGGAGATCGAGATCAGCGTCCTGCTTCCGTATACCCGGGGCGACCTCATGTCCCGAATTCACGCGGACGGGCAAATTCTCGACTCCTCCCACGGGGAGGACGGCACACGCGTTCATGCGCGGGTGCCCGAGTCGTTGGCCTCGGCCTTGGTTCAGTACGCCGGCAGTGCCTGACCGCCGGCGGTGGGCCGCGGCGGCCGCCGTTGCCGCGCTCGTGGGTTGCGCATCACTGGTGACGGGTACGACCGGGTCAGCGGAGCCGGTCCTACGTGACCGTATCTTGGTCGATGCGGCGGAATTCACCCCGATCTGCACACCCGACGACTCCGACGTCGGCGCACCGGCGGAGTCGTCACTCGAGGAACTGTCCGGGCTCGTCTCGGCCGCCGGACTGCTGTATGCGGTCGGTGACAGCGGTTCCGATCGTGCCGTCGCGGTCATGGACGCGGACTGCGTGGTGCAGCGCTGGCTTCCTCTACCCGTCGATCCATACGATGTCGAAGACATGGCCCTCGGACCGGACGGGCGCCTGTGGTTGGCCGATGTCGGCGACAACGGGCGTAGACGTGAAACCGTGGCACTCATTGCAATGGACCGTGACACCGGTGTTGGAGAGTTGCACCGTTTGACGTATCCGGACGGTCCGCATGACGCCGAGACGCTCTTGATCCAACGCGACGGCACCCCGCTGATCGTCACGAAGGAGATTCTCGGGGTGGGCAGTGTGTACAGGCCGGTCGGTGACGTGGGAGTGGGCGGACTGGCCACACCCGGTCCCACGCCGCTCGAGAAGGTGGCGGTGCTGGACCCCTCGGAGACCAGCGGCAAGGGGGTCGAAGGGAGTGGCAACGCCGCGCCCTCGCTGCGACCGACGATGTTCACCGGTGGGGCGGTGTCTGCGGACGGGACCGTCGCCGCCGTGCGGAACTACTCCGACGTGTTCCTCTACTCGGCACCGGACGGTGACCTGCTGTCGGCCTTCGCATCGGGTCCCGTCGTGCGTGCGCGGGTGCCGCAGCAACCGCAGGGTGAATCGGTCGCGTTCACCGAGAGCGGGGATCTGCTGATCGCGTCCGAAGCCCGCGAGGGGCCGATTCCCGCGATTCAGGTGCTTCCCGGTGCTGTGTCGCTGGTGCAGGGCACGCAACCTGCCGGGACCGTTGTCGATGATGAATCGGCCGAGTCCTCCGGAACACGGTGGGAGATCGGTGTCGCCGCCCTTCTCGGGGTCGCGCTGACGGCAGTTCTCGGTTACGTCGCCCTTCGCCGAGTTCGGTCGTCAGCCCTCTAGGGCAACAGCGCGAACGGGGGCACCGTCGAGGCCCGCCAGGCGAATCGGGAACGCCGAGAACAAGGGACTCGGGGTCGTCACAGCGGCGAGGTTCGCCAGGTTCTCGAAGATGACTCCCTCGGCGCCGAGAATGACTTCGTGGAAGGGGAGGTGTGCGGCGCCGAGATCGCCCCGCGATTGGGCTTCGGTGGGTGAGAAGTCCGGGCTCGGTAGATCGACACCGACCGATCGAATCTGGTGGGAGGCGAGGTAGTCGGCAATTTCGACATCCAGGAAGGGGTGCTCGAAATACGCCGGTGTGTTGAAGCGCTCGGACC
It encodes:
- a CDS encoding glutamate ABC transporter substrate-binding protein; amino-acid sequence: MKINRSIRMGIGVMAIAVVASACGGAGEQRSALQSASDGSLVVGIKYDQPGLGLRNPDGSFSGFDVEVAKYVADKLGVAPENITFKESPSAQRETLIENGEVDFVAATYSITDARKESVDFAGPYFVAGQSLLVKSDNADITGPESLNDGKKLCSVSGSTPAQTVKDKYAHDVQLQEFDTYSACVEALRNGAVDAVTTDDIILAGYAAQYPGELKVVGEPFTEERYGIGVAKGDAEARSQINDAIDEMIADGSWERAFNDTVGASGYQLPTPPTVDRY
- the miaB gene encoding tRNA (N6-isopentenyl adenosine(37)-C2)-methylthiotransferase MiaB — its product is MDTIDENPFPRSRGDDQRSYEVRTYGCQMNVHDSERLSGLLEDAGYTKAGAGQVPDLVVFNTCAVRENADNKLYGNLSHLAPAKERNPDMQIAVGGCLAQKDRDIVVEKAPWVDVVFGTHNIGSLPVLLDRARHNRRAEVEILDTLEAFPSTLPAKRESAYAGWVSISVGCNNTCTFCIVPALRGKEIDRRPGDILAEVQALVKEGVLEVTLLGQNVNAYGVSFADPEQPRDRGAFAALLRACGDIEGLERVRFTSPHPAEFTDDVIEAMAATPNVCPQLHMPLQSGSDRVLKAMRRSYRKSRFLGIIDKVRTAMPHAAITTDIIVGFPGETEEDFQETLDVVRRARFTSAFTFQYSKRPGTPAAEMDEQVPKAVVQERYDRLIALQEEISLEENRKFVGAEVELLVAAGEGRKNAETARMSGRARDGRLVHFRPEGNLDGIIRPGDVVTIVVSAAAPHHLVADTPVLTHRRTRAGDSFDRGVTPKTPPIGVGLGLPKIGAPAQLPAQIGCNA
- a CDS encoding Rv2732c family membrane protein; this translates as MQRMTSADDFDRTPGEKSSNESDPIEDYRKDFDAAEKKVAGEIDPGVRALVVAVAIVILLGSLTLPHSGIANGWEVLVNSNEARAESIALPSRLFVGFAVVFGVIVSMLALVTRRWILAWIALAGTAVSIVLGMLAIWSRQTPPPGVVASGPGIGLIIGWLVVIVLTFHWLKVVWGRTALQMAAEEERRAAAAEAERRGDWNVG
- a CDS encoding DUF349 domain-containing protein, whose product is MTDSSDAQPGVEPAAQQHDTPKPSVPKPSGPAKPGVPKPHPTPTHALSAPPVPAESDPSKFGRVDEDGTAWVKTADGERQIGSWQAGDAAEGLAHFGRRFDDLATEVALLEARLSSGAGDAKKTKAAAVAIAESLPTAAVIGDIDSLAARLDVIIVESDEAAAHAKHEKELSRKAHIERKEELAAEAEKIGAESTQWKAAGDRLREILDEWKTIRGIDRKIDDALWKRYSKAREAFNRRRGAHFAELDRERAAAKARKEELVVQAEALSSSTDWGPTAGAFRDLLTEWKAAGRAPRDADDALWKRFKTAQDVFFSARNAASSERDAEFEENAVAKEALLKSAQNIDPSKDIAAARAALRDLQEKWDAIGKVPRERMHDLEGKLRAVEKRVHDAADEQWRRTDPEAMARAAQFRERVAQFEEQAAKATAAGKTKDAETALAQAKQWREWAEAAEEAISGH
- the miaA gene encoding tRNA (adenosine(37)-N6)-dimethylallyltransferase MiaA, with product MTRPAPVAVVGPTGTGKSDLALDLAERLRGEIVNIDAMQLYRGMDIGTAKLAPAERRGIPHHQLDVLDVTQTATVANYQQAAAHDVEEITERGAVPIIVGGSMMYVQSLLDEWSFPATDADVRARWEAFLAQRGVAAVHEELSRVDPEAAASILPTDGRRLVRALEVVEITGRPFAASAPRIGEPRWGTRIIGVDRESTELDERLRLRTRLMFERGLVDEVRGLIDVGLREGVTAPRAIGYAQVLAWFDGEYDLDEAQERTFIGTRRYVRRQRSWFRRDRRIRWVDGNDPDIANTVIRGLDDIRMLGER
- the dapF gene encoding diaminopimelate epimerase; the encoded protein is MDFSKGHGTENDFVVLPDLEVRIDLSAARVTALCDRRRGIGADGVLRVAKAGALVTAGVLAELPGGVSEDDWFMDYRNADGSIAEMCGNGVRVFAHYLRSAGFEAREEFVVGSRAGGRPVIVHSTDGADGDVTVGMGAVRDLGTSTATIDGKVLSGIGIDVGNPHLACVDPHLTADSLAALDLTAAPGFDPGFFPHGVNVEILTRIEAGAVDMRVHERGVGETRSCGTGTVAAATAALRFDGSDSGEVNVRIPGGQVTVALSDGQATLRGPSTLVASGDLADSWWNAVA
- the hflX gene encoding GTPase HflX; protein product: MTKSHRTEETPIFDFAELAYDDGSPSVGEMQLEDRSALRRVAGLSTELTDITEVEYRQLRLERVVLVGVWTQGTVAQAESSMAELAALAETAGSEVLEGLVQRRDKPDAATYIGSGKAEELREVVLATGADTVICDGELTPAQLTALEKVVRVKVIDRTALILDIFAQHATSREGKAQVTLAQMEYMLPRLRGWGESMSRQAGGRAGSNGGVGLRGPGETKIETDRRRIRERMAKLRREIKGMKAARDTKRTRRLRSEAPSIAIVGYTNAGKSSLLNALTGSGVLVQNALFATLDPTTRRAVLDDGREYTLTDTVGFVRHLPTQLVEAFRSTLEEVTDADLLLHVVDGSDPLPTDQIKAVREVITEVLSENDAPAPPELIVVNKVDAADPVTLTQLRGLLPGASFVSARTGEGIAELRGHLSEVLVRPEIEISVLLPYTRGDLMSRIHADGQILDSSHGEDGTRVHARVPESLASALVQYAGSA